In one window of Flavobacterium ginsengisoli DNA:
- a CDS encoding LysM peptidoglycan-binding domain-containing protein, which translates to MIVKKLSLVVSAFFSLAVCAQETAKTDVELKPEVKLSYLDSIKSTFKKDNLATKVDSLWMNELVSLDIYDDLTKDIQTINKDVTVDEELPTELLKQRLAAMNQKSPFEIQYNQGLENIIKSFLKNRKKSFSRLMALSEYYFPMFEDAFAKQNVPLEIKYLAVVESALNPKAVSKMGATGLWQFMYGTGKQYALKIDSYIDERSDPLKATAVTSEYMTKMFNIFGDWELVLASYNSGPGNVTKAIRRSGGKTKYWDIRNYLPKETQGYVPAFLATMYLFEYHKEHGINPERAVVKNFETDTIAVKNQMSFKQIADLLDMPQSQIQLLNPSYKMGVVPFYQGEQHFIRLPKDKVATFVSNEDQIYAYVKYDSEMKSTNSRLAIKYTPKTKPAVAKPATAVESGDFEFYKVRKGDNLGAIASKYNVSISELKKWNNLKTNAVAIGRSLKIKSEEPSPSAIKANAVIDKKEEAIASAEEKTKPTAVDMDYVVVAGDNLGSIAKKFGTTIAELKEFNDLTSNNIGLGKTLIISKATIVIEEPASTAIASNSVDSFKKKAPSKNVSEDYYVKKGDSLYSISKKYPGVTISDIKKWNGIKDEDIKPGMKLKING; encoded by the coding sequence ATGATTGTAAAAAAATTATCATTAGTGGTTTCGGCTTTCTTCTCGTTAGCTGTCTGTGCGCAAGAAACGGCAAAGACAGATGTAGAATTGAAGCCAGAGGTTAAACTTTCATATTTAGATTCTATTAAAAGTACTTTCAAAAAAGACAATCTAGCTACAAAAGTAGACAGTCTTTGGATGAACGAATTAGTAAGTCTAGATATTTATGATGATCTAACCAAAGACATTCAAACCATTAACAAAGATGTTACTGTTGATGAAGAACTTCCAACCGAATTGCTAAAACAGCGTTTGGCGGCGATGAATCAGAAATCACCTTTTGAAATTCAATACAATCAAGGTTTAGAAAATATAATAAAGTCATTTCTTAAGAACCGTAAAAAATCGTTTTCTCGATTAATGGCTTTATCAGAATATTATTTCCCAATGTTTGAGGATGCTTTTGCAAAACAAAACGTTCCTTTAGAAATAAAATATTTAGCCGTTGTAGAATCTGCTTTAAATCCTAAAGCAGTTTCTAAAATGGGCGCCACGGGACTTTGGCAGTTTATGTACGGAACCGGAAAACAATACGCTTTAAAAATTGATTCTTATATCGACGAAAGAAGCGATCCTCTTAAAGCTACAGCAGTAACTTCAGAATACATGACCAAAATGTTTAATATTTTTGGAGACTGGGAACTGGTTTTAGCTTCTTATAATTCAGGTCCAGGAAATGTTACTAAAGCAATTCGTCGTTCTGGCGGAAAAACAAAATACTGGGACATTCGTAATTATCTTCCAAAAGAAACTCAAGGTTACGTTCCAGCTTTCTTAGCAACAATGTACCTTTTTGAATACCACAAAGAACACGGAATTAATCCAGAAAGAGCCGTAGTTAAAAACTTCGAAACAGATACTATAGCAGTCAAAAATCAAATGTCTTTCAAACAGATTGCAGATTTATTAGACATGCCACAATCGCAAATTCAGCTTTTAAATCCATCTTATAAAATGGGAGTTGTTCCGTTTTACCAAGGAGAACAGCATTTTATTCGTCTTCCAAAAGATAAAGTAGCAACTTTTGTTTCAAACGAAGATCAGATTTATGCTTATGTGAAGTATGATTCTGAAATGAAATCAACTAATTCAAGATTAGCTATAAAGTATACTCCAAAAACAAAACCAGCGGTTGCAAAACCAGCAACAGCAGTTGAAAGTGGAGATTTCGAATTTTACAAAGTTAGAAAAGGAGACAATTTAGGCGCAATCGCTTCTAAGTATAATGTAAGCATTAGCGAGCTTAAAAAATGGAATAATTTAAAAACAAATGCCGTTGCAATAGGCAGAAGTTTAAAAATTAAATCTGAAGAACCTTCACCATCAGCTATTAAAGCAAATGCAGTTATAGATAAAAAAGAAGAAGCTATTGCTTCTGCTGAAGAAAAAACGAAACCTACAGCAGTCGATATGGACTATGTTGTAGTAGCTGGAGATAATTTAGGTAGCATTGCAAAGAAATTCGGTACGACTATTGCGGAGTTAAAAGAATTTAACGATTTAACTTCAAATAACATTGGTTTAGGAAAAACACTTATTATTTCTAAAGCAACAATAGTTATAGAAGAGCCGGCTTCAACAGCAATTGCATCAAACTCGGTTGATTCATTCAAGAAAAAAGCACCTTCTAAAAACGTTAGCGAAGATTATTACGTTAAGAAAGGAGATTCTTTATACAGCATTTCTAAAAAATATCCTGGAGTAACAATTTCAGATATTAAAAAATGGAATGGTATTAAAGATGAAGATATTAAACCAGGAATGAAACTTAAAATAAACGGATAA
- a CDS encoding DUF4349 domain-containing protein, translating to MRHLLLLVVFILVLSGCSKTGASADENVIISSVKMPAKAESVSYDRQADPLQAPPPPKVDQQVEQKIIKEATLKFETDNLENSFAQIQKAVANSKARIINDSEGKDFATLFRNLTIKVPSQNFDRFINDVSKGVSYFEVKNISAQDVTEQYIDLTSRLKTKKKLEERYLEILKKANKVSEILEIEEQISTIREEIESKEGQLKYLESRVSESTITIEFYKTIPEKEGVKISYGSKLWSAIESGFYTLSDLLLSLLSAWPFVILFVVFAYFIRKRLKRRKKNNHVSVFQEEIYYTSRCGGNVVCWNQF from the coding sequence ATGCGACATCTTCTCCTTTTAGTTGTTTTTATTTTAGTTCTTTCTGGCTGTAGCAAAACTGGAGCTTCGGCTGATGAAAATGTAATCATTTCTTCGGTTAAAATGCCTGCAAAAGCAGAAAGCGTCTCTTATGACCGACAAGCAGATCCACTACAAGCACCTCCGCCTCCGAAGGTAGATCAACAAGTCGAACAAAAAATTATAAAAGAAGCAACTTTAAAATTTGAAACCGATAATTTAGAAAATTCATTCGCTCAAATTCAAAAAGCTGTTGCAAATAGTAAGGCTAGAATTATAAACGATTCTGAAGGAAAAGATTTTGCAACTCTTTTTAGAAATCTTACTATAAAAGTGCCTAGTCAGAATTTTGACCGTTTTATAAATGATGTTTCGAAAGGTGTTTCGTATTTTGAAGTTAAAAATATCTCTGCACAAGATGTTACAGAACAATATATTGATCTGACTTCAAGATTAAAAACAAAGAAAAAGCTAGAAGAACGTTATCTAGAAATTTTAAAGAAAGCCAATAAGGTTAGTGAGATTTTAGAGATTGAAGAACAAATTTCGACTATTCGTGAAGAAATAGAATCCAAAGAAGGTCAGCTGAAATATTTAGAAAGTAGAGTTTCTGAAAGTACAATCACTATTGAATTTTATAAAACAATACCTGAAAAAGAGGGTGTCAAAATATCTTACGGCTCTAAACTTTGGAGCGCAATTGAATCTGGATTTTATACATTGTCCGATTTATTGCTTTCATTATTAAGCGCTTGGCCGTTTGTCATTTTATTTGTTGTATTTGCCTATTTTATTAGAAAAAGATTAAAAAGAAGAAAAAAGAATAATCATGTATCCGTATTTCAAGAAGAAATTTATTATACCAGTCGCTGCGGCGGGAATGTTGTTTGTTGGAACCAGTTTTAG
- a CDS encoding HD domain-containing protein — translation MSDSALIIKTIAFVKEKLNDAEGGHDWFHIERVFKNALLIAKETECDLTVVQLGALLHDIADSKFHNGDETIGPKTARAFLEAENVSEDIIAHVVNIIENISYKGGNFERKFSSVELDVVQDADRLDAIGAIGVARAFNYGGFKNRALYNPEIAPVTNMTKEEYKNNNAPTINHFYEKLLLLKDKMNTQKGKEIVAERHRFMETFLAQFYAEWEGLK, via the coding sequence ATGAGCGATTCAGCATTGATTATTAAAACTATTGCTTTTGTTAAAGAAAAACTAAACGATGCCGAAGGTGGACACGATTGGTTTCATATAGAACGTGTTTTTAAAAATGCTCTTTTGATTGCCAAAGAAACAGAATGTGATCTTACAGTGGTGCAATTGGGTGCTTTATTGCATGATATTGCCGATAGCAAATTTCATAACGGAGATGAAACTATTGGGCCGAAAACAGCAAGAGCGTTTTTAGAAGCCGAAAATGTTTCTGAGGATATAATTGCGCATGTTGTTAATATCATTGAAAATATCTCTTATAAAGGCGGAAATTTCGAAAGAAAGTTCTCTTCGGTCGAGTTGGATGTTGTTCAAGATGCAGATCGCTTAGATGCAATTGGAGCAATTGGCGTTGCAAGAGCTTTCAATTATGGCGGATTTAAGAATAGGGCTTTATATAATCCAGAAATTGCTCCTGTAACCAATATGACAAAAGAGGAGTATAAAAACAACAACGCTCCGACGATAAACCATTTCTATGAAAAGCTTTTGTTGTTAAAAGATAAAATGAATACCCAAAAAGGAAAAGAAATTGTCGCCGAAAGACATCGTTTTATGGAAACTTTCCTCGCTCAGTTTTATGCAGAATGGGAAGGGTTGAAGTAG
- a CDS encoding acyl-ACP desaturase has product MSIKNIRLEVMQFLEKNVDSFVEQYLIPVEKIWRPSDFLPNSQGENFFEEVKELREIAKELPYDFWVTLVGDTITEEALPTYESWLMDVEGIDQQEGSQGNGWAKWVKQWTGEENRHGDLLNKYLYLSGRVNMREIEMTTQHLINDGFDIGTGTDPYKNFVYTSFQELATYVSHNRVAQIAKKFGDNKLSKMCKMIAGDEMRHHHAYSEFVTRIFQVDPSEMMLAFQYMMKQKIVMPAHFLRESGQKISTAFEQFSDSAQRIGVYTANDYVEIMQKLINKWEIDKITNLNDEAEKARDYLMKLPARMAKISERIVIPKESHIFKWVEPARL; this is encoded by the coding sequence ATGTCTATAAAAAACATTAGATTAGAAGTAATGCAGTTTTTGGAAAAAAACGTGGATAGCTTCGTTGAACAGTATTTAATTCCAGTGGAAAAAATTTGGCGACCGTCGGATTTCTTACCAAATTCTCAAGGAGAAAACTTCTTTGAAGAGGTAAAAGAATTACGCGAAATTGCTAAAGAACTTCCGTACGATTTCTGGGTTACGCTTGTTGGTGATACCATCACAGAAGAAGCATTGCCTACATATGAGTCATGGTTAATGGATGTAGAAGGAATAGATCAGCAAGAAGGAAGTCAAGGAAACGGCTGGGCTAAGTGGGTAAAACAATGGACTGGCGAAGAAAACCGTCACGGAGATCTTTTAAATAAATACTTGTATTTGTCTGGTCGTGTAAATATGCGTGAAATCGAAATGACAACACAGCATCTTATCAACGACGGTTTTGATATTGGAACTGGAACTGACCCATACAAAAACTTTGTATACACTAGTTTTCAGGAATTAGCAACTTATGTTTCGCACAATAGAGTAGCTCAGATAGCTAAGAAATTTGGCGATAACAAGTTGTCTAAAATGTGTAAAATGATTGCAGGTGATGAAATGCGTCACCACCACGCATATAGCGAATTTGTTACTAGAATTTTCCAAGTTGATCCAAGCGAAATGATGTTGGCGTTTCAATACATGATGAAACAAAAAATCGTTATGCCGGCTCACTTTTTAAGAGAATCTGGTCAAAAAATAAGCACAGCTTTCGAACAATTCTCAGATTCTGCACAACGTATTGGTGTTTACACAGCAAACGATTATGTTGAAATCATGCAGAAATTAATCAACAAATGGGAAATTGACAAAATCACCAATTTGAATGACGAAGCAGAAAAAGCACGTGATTACTTAATGAAATTGCCAGCACGTATGGCCAAAATCTCTGAAAGAATTGTGATTCCTAAAGAATCTCATATCTTTAAATGGGTTGAACCAGCGAGACTTTAA
- a CDS encoding OmpA family protein — translation MKLPLALILFSFYTVNAQQKPVETIYFEFDRYDLTEKQINVVSNFIKNIDTSKVESIQIYGYCDDRGNDEYNFRLSNNRANTIQNLLVKKGFNQSKIVILEGKGRVVVKADTVENLHETRLRNRRVDLIVVKKNSFGKGIHSSFKDILKVGDKVCLESILFDIGSARLTPNSKKELDKIAITLQDHRNLNFEIRGHVSRTPEIYSDGIDRDTKERRLSWNRAKTVFHYLISKKISKSRMTYIGCGNKYPLGKGDNYDRRVEFVITKI, via the coding sequence ATGAAGTTACCTCTAGCCCTGATTCTTTTTTCATTTTATACAGTAAACGCACAGCAAAAACCTGTTGAAACCATTTACTTTGAATTTGACAGGTATGATTTGACAGAAAAGCAAATCAATGTGGTTTCTAACTTTATAAAGAACATAGACACTTCTAAAGTAGAGTCTATACAGATTTATGGCTATTGCGATGATCGCGGCAACGACGAGTATAATTTTAGATTATCTAATAATCGGGCCAATACAATTCAGAATCTATTAGTTAAAAAAGGCTTCAATCAAAGTAAAATTGTTATTCTAGAAGGAAAAGGACGTGTTGTTGTAAAAGCAGATACTGTAGAAAATCTGCACGAAACACGTCTGCGAAATCGGCGGGTTGATTTAATTGTTGTTAAGAAAAATAGTTTCGGAAAAGGAATTCATTCTTCCTTCAAAGACATTTTAAAAGTCGGAGATAAAGTTTGCCTAGAGTCTATTTTATTTGATATTGGAAGTGCTAGATTAACTCCCAATTCTAAAAAGGAATTAGATAAAATTGCCATAACTCTTCAAGATCATCGAAACTTAAATTTTGAAATTCGCGGACATGTTTCTCGCACACCTGAAATTTATAGCGATGGAATTGACAGAGATACTAAAGAAAGAAGGCTTTCTTGGAACCGTGCAAAAACTGTTTTCCATTATTTAATTTCAAAAAAAATATCAAAAAGCCGCATGACCTATATAGGCTGCGGCAATAAATATCCGTTAGGAAAAGGCGATAATTACGATCGTAGGGTAGAATTTGTGATTACTAAAATCTAA
- a CDS encoding lysophospholipid acyltransferase family protein has product MEKIISYPISVIYYLLFGLCLVVFHPIQWICLNVFGYQAHKKSVDYLNFCLLKCTNLVGTRYTIEGVDTVPKGVPIIFVANHQSMYDIVAMIWYFRRFHCKFVSKKELGSGIPSVSYNLKYGGSVLIDRKDPKQAIPVIKGLSEYIEKNTRSAVIFPEGTRSKTGVPKEFAQSGLKILCKYAPSAYVVPVSINNSWKMVKFGFFPVGLGNHLKFTAHPALAVKDYKFEELMEITEKAVKEGINEYKQV; this is encoded by the coding sequence ATGGAAAAAATTATTTCTTATCCAATATCGGTAATTTACTATTTATTATTTGGTTTATGTTTGGTTGTTTTTCACCCAATTCAATGGATTTGTTTAAATGTTTTTGGTTACCAGGCTCACAAAAAAAGTGTTGATTATTTAAATTTCTGCCTTTTAAAATGTACAAACCTTGTTGGAACAAGATATACTATTGAAGGTGTAGACACGGTTCCGAAAGGTGTGCCAATCATTTTTGTGGCAAATCACCAAAGTATGTACGATATCGTGGCAATGATTTGGTACTTTAGACGTTTTCATTGTAAATTTGTAAGTAAGAAGGAGTTAGGTAGCGGAATTCCAAGTGTTTCTTATAATTTGAAATATGGAGGATCTGTCCTAATTGACCGAAAAGACCCTAAACAAGCGATACCAGTTATCAAAGGCTTGTCTGAATATATCGAAAAAAACACAAGATCTGCCGTTATCTTTCCAGAAGGAACAAGAAGTAAAACGGGAGTACCAAAAGAATTTGCGCAAAGCGGTTTAAAGATTTTATGCAAATATGCACCATCTGCATACGTTGTGCCCGTGAGTATCAATAATTCTTGGAAAATGGTAAAATTTGGTTTTTTTCCTGTTGGTTTAGGAAATCATCTGAAGTTTACAGCTCATCCAGCTTTAGCTGTCAAAGATTACAAGTTTGAAGAGCTCATGGAGATTACTGAAAAAGCAGTTAAAGAAGGAATAAATGAATATAAACAGGTTTAA
- a CDS encoding DUF1579 domain-containing protein, producing the protein MKAWIAYATPSEAHKLMADEVGSWNCDMTFWTEPNGKPQKSTSVAEIKMILGGRYQEAVYKGTMMGQPFEGKATLAYNNASEEYTSTFIDNMGTGMMVGMGKYNQATKSMEFKGEMVNPVNGEKTPYREIYTIVDPKTRKMEMFDMKNGSEYKSMEIVMTKKVIFLQDTNYK; encoded by the coding sequence ATGAAAGCTTGGATCGCTTATGCAACTCCAAGTGAAGCACATAAATTAATGGCCGATGAAGTTGGAAGTTGGAACTGCGATATGACATTTTGGACAGAACCAAATGGTAAACCACAAAAATCGACCTCAGTAGCAGAAATCAAAATGATTTTAGGAGGACGTTATCAAGAAGCTGTTTATAAAGGAACAATGATGGGGCAACCTTTTGAAGGAAAAGCTACACTTGCGTACAATAACGCAAGTGAAGAATATACCAGCACTTTTATCGATAATATGGGAACAGGAATGATGGTTGGCATGGGAAAATACAATCAAGCGACAAAGAGTATGGAATTTAAAGGCGAAATGGTTAATCCTGTTAATGGCGAGAAAACACCATATCGCGAAATTTATACAATCGTTGATCCGAAAACCAGAAAAATGGAAATGTTCGATATGAAAAACGGATCTGAATATAAAAGCATGGAAATTGTAATGACGAAAAAAGTAATTTTTCTACAAGACACAAATTACAAATGA
- the rnpA gene encoding ribonuclease P protein component: protein MNFTYPKNERLKSKTTIGLLFSEGKSVSKYPLRLVYRQVEANSEEQTKIGVSVSKKYFKKAVDRNYFKRVLRETYRLNKHLLLDNLDQPYSIMLFYQTKDRLSYDEINTKMIQLFEKFATQINKPLDSETKTEA, encoded by the coding sequence ATGAACTTTACTTACCCTAAAAACGAGCGTTTAAAAAGCAAAACTACGATTGGATTACTGTTTTCTGAAGGAAAATCGGTATCTAAATATCCGCTTCGTTTGGTTTACCGTCAGGTCGAAGCAAATTCAGAAGAACAAACCAAGATAGGCGTTTCAGTTTCAAAGAAATACTTCAAGAAAGCCGTTGATCGAAATTATTTTAAAAGAGTTTTGAGAGAAACCTATCGTTTGAACAAACATTTACTTTTGGATAACTTGGATCAGCCGTATTCGATAATGCTTTTTTATCAAACCAAAGACCGTTTGTCTTACGATGAAATCAATACCAAAATGATTCAGTTATTTGAGAAATTTGCAACTCAAATTAACAAACCTTTGGATTCTGAAACAAAAACAGAAGCGTAA
- a CDS encoding S41 family peptidase — MYPYFKKKFIIPVAAAGMLFVGTSFREDFFEIAKQIEIFTTLFKAVNTNYVDETNPGDLMDKAIKSMLASLDPYTVYFNEQDVVNFKINNTGEYTGIGALISRKNDRLIVREPYKNYPADKAGLKAGDEIIQIGDVLIADFKDDASQLLKGTKNTKINIKYLRQGKPSTTVLVLDEVDIKSVPFYGKIDDKTGYIVLAHFSRKASAEVKDALEKLKADGAKQIVLDLRGNPGGLLNEAIDICNLFVPKNEVIVTTKSRIEKHNNTYKTQKEPVDTEIPLAILVNGRSASASEIVSGALQDLDRAVILGSRSFGKGLVQRSVDLTYGTQLKVTISRYYTPSGRCIQALDYAHKDKNGVAQKTEAKNFNAFKTRKGRTVYDGGGVLPDIELEETKISPIATALTKNDGVFDYATSYYYKNPNLGDKIPTLTDADYAAFKQFLKTNKITFDTETEVALKNTLVATKKEKIDETITAEYQQLLNALEKSETTLLDKNQKEIKNMILEELIKRYQYQEGLYQYYLKNNSEIKRAVSVLNNQTEYKTILKM; from the coding sequence ATGTATCCGTATTTCAAGAAGAAATTTATTATACCAGTCGCTGCGGCGGGAATGTTGTTTGTTGGAACCAGTTTTAGAGAAGATTTTTTTGAAATTGCCAAACAGATCGAAATTTTCACGACTTTGTTCAAGGCCGTAAATACCAATTATGTTGATGAAACGAATCCAGGAGATTTGATGGATAAAGCGATCAAAAGCATGTTGGCAAGTCTGGATCCGTACACGGTTTATTTTAACGAGCAAGATGTTGTTAACTTTAAAATCAATAATACTGGAGAATATACCGGAATTGGCGCTTTGATTTCTAGAAAAAACGACCGTCTAATTGTTCGTGAACCTTATAAAAATTATCCGGCAGATAAAGCGGGACTTAAAGCGGGAGATGAAATTATCCAAATAGGTGATGTTTTGATTGCTGATTTTAAAGACGACGCTTCTCAATTATTAAAAGGAACAAAAAACACTAAAATCAACATCAAATATCTACGTCAAGGAAAACCAAGCACCACGGTTTTGGTTTTGGATGAAGTTGATATTAAATCGGTTCCTTTTTACGGAAAAATTGATGATAAAACAGGATATATTGTTTTGGCGCATTTTAGCAGAAAAGCTTCTGCTGAAGTAAAAGACGCTCTTGAGAAATTAAAAGCTGACGGAGCCAAACAAATTGTTTTGGATTTAAGAGGAAATCCAGGAGGTTTATTAAACGAAGCAATTGATATCTGTAATTTATTTGTTCCGAAGAATGAAGTTATTGTAACAACTAAATCTAGAATTGAAAAACATAATAATACTTATAAAACACAGAAAGAACCGGTAGATACTGAAATTCCGTTGGCAATTTTAGTAAACGGAAGAAGTGCTTCGGCATCTGAAATTGTTTCGGGTGCTTTACAAGATTTGGATCGTGCTGTTATTTTAGGAAGCAGAAGTTTTGGTAAAGGTTTGGTACAACGCTCTGTTGATTTAACTTATGGAACGCAATTGAAAGTTACTATTTCTAGATATTATACACCTTCTGGAAGATGTATTCAGGCTTTGGATTATGCGCATAAAGACAAAAACGGTGTGGCTCAAAAAACAGAAGCAAAAAACTTCAACGCTTTTAAAACCAGAAAAGGAAGAACAGTTTATGACGGAGGTGGAGTTTTACCAGATATCGAATTGGAAGAAACTAAAATAAGTCCGATTGCTACTGCTTTAACCAAAAACGATGGCGTTTTTGATTATGCTACATCATATTATTACAAAAATCCAAATTTAGGAGATAAGATTCCAACTCTTACTGATGCAGATTATGCGGCTTTTAAACAATTCCTAAAAACCAACAAAATCACTTTTGATACCGAAACCGAAGTGGCTTTGAAAAATACTTTAGTTGCGACTAAAAAAGAAAAAATAGACGAGACGATTACTGCCGAATATCAGCAATTGTTAAATGCTTTAGAAAAAAGCGAAACGACTTTACTGGATAAAAACCAAAAAGAGATTAAAAACATGATCTTGGAAGAATTGATTAAGAGATATCAATATCAAGAAGGTTTGTATCAGTATTATCTAAAAAACAATTCAGAAATTAAAAGAGCAGTTAGTGTATTAAATAACCAAACAGAATATAAAACGATTTTAAAAATGTAG
- a CDS encoding GNAT family N-acetyltransferase, translating into MDLKWKIKPFEALTVHELYDLLRLRSEIFVVEQNCVYLDLDGKDKKALHLIGEFEGKIVAYSRLFDAGISFDNASIGRVTVDANYRDKKWGHELMQEAIAGIKSNFGKEKITIGAQLYLKKFYESHGFVQTSEMYLEDDIPHIEMIRE; encoded by the coding sequence ATGGATTTAAAATGGAAAATAAAGCCTTTTGAGGCATTAACTGTTCATGAGTTATATGATTTACTCAGATTGCGTAGTGAGATCTTTGTAGTAGAGCAAAATTGTGTTTATTTGGATCTAGATGGTAAAGACAAGAAAGCATTGCACCTAATTGGAGAATTTGAAGGTAAAATCGTTGCCTATTCTCGCTTATTTGATGCTGGAATTAGTTTTGACAATGCTTCAATCGGAAGAGTTACTGTAGATGCAAATTACAGAGATAAAAAATGGGGGCATGAATTAATGCAGGAAGCGATTGCGGGAATTAAATCTAATTTTGGAAAAGAAAAAATAACTATTGGCGCGCAATTGTATCTAAAGAAATTTTACGAAAGCCACGGTTTTGTTCAAACCAGCGAAATGTATTTAGAAGATGATATTCCGCATATTGAGATGATTCGAGAATAA
- a CDS encoding DUF4837 family protein, whose product MNKTHFLLLLLPFLLTSCFKSEKQETVSGKTNTISVIIDDQLWYGEVGDSIRNKFASPVLGLTQEEPLFTINQYPARLLEGFVTDSRSIIVVKKATADKFEIIRSKNLPHNTFRIYGKSVDDIICSIELNSAQIIKIIHDAEIQKIQEDNSTSLLNKAIIKNKFHINIQIPTGYEYMLHKRNFIWLKKEIISGNTSLLIYQIPLSNFKKKKDVVNAIVKMRDSVGKYIQGREPNTQMITSEAYAPYFSKVTLDNKDAFETKGTWELKNDFMTGPFINYAIVDPTFNRVLVIEGFCYSPSHQERDLMLNLEAIIKTVRIDKR is encoded by the coding sequence ATGAATAAAACCCATTTTTTATTGCTATTACTTCCGTTTTTACTGACTTCTTGTTTCAAAAGTGAAAAACAAGAAACAGTCTCAGGGAAAACCAATACCATTTCGGTCATTATAGACGACCAGTTATGGTATGGAGAAGTGGGCGATAGTATTAGAAATAAATTTGCCTCACCAGTTCTTGGACTCACTCAAGAAGAACCACTTTTTACCATTAATCAATATCCTGCTAGATTGCTAGAAGGTTTTGTTACCGATAGCCGAAGCATTATTGTGGTAAAAAAAGCTACAGCTGATAAATTCGAAATCATTCGAAGCAAAAACCTTCCACACAATACTTTTCGCATTTACGGAAAATCAGTAGATGATATTATTTGCAGTATAGAATTAAACTCAGCTCAAATAATAAAAATTATTCACGATGCCGAAATTCAAAAGATTCAAGAAGATAATAGCACTTCACTATTAAATAAAGCCATTATAAAAAACAAATTCCATATTAATATTCAGATTCCGACAGGATATGAATACATGTTGCACAAAAGGAATTTTATCTGGCTGAAAAAAGAAATCATAAGCGGTAATACTAGCTTACTGATCTACCAAATTCCGCTTAGCAATTTTAAGAAGAAAAAAGATGTCGTAAATGCAATTGTCAAAATGCGTGATTCGGTTGGCAAATACATTCAAGGACGCGAACCCAATACGCAAATGATTACCAGCGAAGCTTACGCACCGTATTTTTCAAAGGTAACCTTAGACAATAAAGACGCCTTTGAAACAAAAGGAACTTGGGAATTGAAAAACGATTTCATGACTGGGCCATTTATCAATTACGCTATAGTAGATCCAACTTTCAATCGTGTTTTGGTTATCGAAGGATTCTGTTATTCGCCATCACATCAAGAACGTGATCTAATGCTAAATCTTGAGGCAATTATAAAAACAGTTAGAATCGATAAACGATAA